One Lachnospiraceae bacterium C1.1 genomic region harbors:
- a CDS encoding AAA family ATPase — MRLISCHVENFGKVSDFSFDFNPGVNNIVQDNGWGKSTLAAFIRVMFFGFDREEKRGELQNERKRFTPWQSGVYGGEIVFEQNGKNYRIKRTFAAKKGESDNFSVTELDSDKAAKEFSENIGEELFGIDAESFEKTVFVAQQDCNTTLTDSIHAKIGDIEGQTAGMGNFKSVMKNLKAEKDRIDPSKKGNYYSDLKAELSDLEKEIKNKDTVIKNKNNLEKDLENCNKELINCREDQKNIQEKLSELSRLNDLRVTNEKYKSLLDNEEKTKKIWNDIASGFPGKAPVQSEIDENMDRANKLKALELSLSSSGLNDEQSARLKALEKEFSVGVPDDEDLKIASSLIHGINTQKNRTEAAMLSLSEASELERYKEKFAEHIPDEEEISSLKEIWRKRSELKNEITLIKGRAAAIKSSPLPEDFSRANASTIPRKMLMTGIIFLLIAFVISLLKAPIGIAIGVAALGAGLVGFSFLIGRRDEQYEANRKILAEKERKEDLERTLAELSSKENTAKELFSKVEAFLTEMNGTFNEGTVPEDLINLLSEAEIYKSLKAREENYDTEKNLLESDDSERKIRAFFHQYMPLSNNDYSAMLQTLNFDKKEYLQLKDIAEHKADNAEIYEIERKKLSDFLKSVGFDDEENDISVQINRMRDRFHELQKANMDYNSARTDRQIFESSHDIEALKEVSNYRFDKDAMEKLSRKFDESETKKETLTADIKKFENDIAETEKKLEELAAAEAEFADKEAKANELKHKFDILSKTETYLKNARDSFADKYMSPIRLAYDKYYSLLSDDEKEYELDTNLNITFREYNKNHESGFLSEGYKDLVGLCRRMAMIDAMYKDEKPFVILDDPFVNLDDTRIEGAKDFLNKISSDYQIIYFTCNQYRVATA; from the coding sequence ATGAGACTTATTTCATGTCATGTTGAGAATTTCGGAAAAGTATCTGATTTCTCATTCGATTTTAATCCCGGAGTAAATAATATAGTACAGGATAACGGCTGGGGAAAAAGTACTCTTGCCGCCTTTATAAGAGTTATGTTTTTCGGTTTTGACAGGGAAGAAAAACGCGGTGAACTCCAAAACGAGAGAAAGCGCTTTACGCCCTGGCAGTCAGGCGTTTACGGCGGTGAGATAGTATTCGAGCAAAACGGGAAAAATTACAGGATCAAGAGAACCTTTGCCGCTAAAAAAGGTGAATCAGACAATTTTTCTGTTACAGAGTTGGATTCTGATAAAGCCGCAAAAGAATTCAGCGAAAATATTGGTGAGGAACTTTTCGGAATAGATGCCGAGTCTTTTGAAAAAACAGTTTTCGTTGCACAGCAGGACTGTAATACGACTCTTACCGACTCAATACATGCAAAAATAGGCGATATCGAAGGACAGACTGCCGGCATGGGCAATTTCAAATCTGTCATGAAAAATCTGAAAGCCGAAAAAGATCGTATAGATCCTTCAAAAAAAGGAAATTATTATTCTGATCTTAAGGCAGAACTTTCTGACCTAGAAAAAGAAATAAAAAATAAAGATACTGTCATAAAAAATAAAAACAATCTTGAAAAGGATCTCGAAAACTGCAATAAAGAGCTTATCAACTGCAGAGAAGATCAAAAAAATATTCAGGAAAAGCTTTCCGAACTCAGCAGGCTTAATGATCTCAGAGTAACAAATGAGAAATATAAATCCCTGCTTGATAATGAAGAAAAGACCAAGAAGATCTGGAATGACATAGCCTCAGGTTTTCCCGGCAAGGCTCCTGTCCAGTCAGAGATTGATGAAAATATGGATAGAGCTAATAAATTAAAGGCTCTCGAACTCAGCCTTTCATCTTCCGGACTTAACGACGAACAGTCTGCCAGATTAAAAGCACTGGAGAAAGAATTTTCAGTCGGCGTTCCTGATGATGAAGATCTGAAGATAGCTTCTTCGCTGATCCACGGAATAAATACTCAGAAAAACAGGACAGAAGCAGCAATGCTCTCACTTTCCGAGGCTTCTGAACTTGAAAGATACAAGGAGAAATTTGCAGAGCATATCCCGGATGAAGAAGAAATATCTTCACTTAAGGAAATCTGGCGTAAAAGATCCGAGCTCAAAAATGAAATAACCCTCATCAAAGGAAGGGCTGCTGCAATAAAGTCTTCTCCTCTTCCTGAGGACTTTTCCAGAGCTAATGCTTCAACAATTCCAAGAAAAATGCTCATGACGGGAATAATTTTTCTCCTCATCGCATTTGTCATAAGTCTCCTGAAGGCGCCCATCGGCATAGCGATCGGAGTAGCAGCTCTCGGTGCAGGACTTGTCGGCTTTTCTTTCCTTATTGGCAGAAGAGACGAGCAATATGAGGCAAACAGAAAGATTCTTGCAGAAAAAGAAAGAAAAGAAGATCTTGAAAGAACTCTTGCAGAATTAAGCAGCAAAGAAAATACTGCAAAAGAGCTTTTCTCTAAGGTCGAAGCTTTCCTTACCGAAATGAACGGGACTTTCAATGAAGGCACAGTTCCGGAGGATCTTATAAACCTTCTGTCCGAGGCAGAAATTTATAAAAGCTTAAAAGCCCGTGAAGAAAATTATGATACAGAGAAAAATCTTCTGGAAAGCGATGATTCCGAGCGAAAAATAAGAGCCTTCTTCCATCAGTATATGCCTCTTTCAAACAATGATTATTCTGCAATGCTGCAGACACTCAACTTTGATAAAAAAGAATATCTGCAGCTTAAAGATATCGCAGAACATAAGGCTGATAATGCTGAAATATACGAGATTGAGCGAAAAAAGCTTTCCGATTTCCTTAAATCTGTTGGTTTTGATGACGAAGAAAATGATATTTCTGTCCAGATCAATCGCATGCGTGACAGATTCCATGAGCTCCAGAAAGCCAACATGGATTACAATTCCGCAAGAACTGACAGACAGATTTTCGAATCTTCACACGATATCGAAGCATTAAAAGAAGTTTCAAATTATCGCTTTGATAAAGATGCCATGGAAAAGCTCAGCCGAAAATTTGATGAGTCTGAAACAAAAAAAGAAACTCTCACTGCCGATATCAAAAAATTCGAAAATGATATTGCCGAGACAGAAAAAAAGCTTGAAGAACTGGCTGCTGCTGAGGCAGAATTTGCTGATAAAGAAGCGAAAGCAAATGAGCTTAAGCACAAATTTGATATTCTTTCAAAGACTGAGACCTACTTAAAAAATGCCAGAGATAGCTTTGCAGATAAGTATATGAGTCCTATCCGTCTGGCCTATGACAAATACTATTCACTCCTCTCTGATGATGAAAAGGAATATGAGCTTGATACAAACCTTAATATCACCTTCAGAGAATACAACAAAAATCATGAAAGCGGATTTTTGAGCGAAGGATACAAGGATCTCGTCGGACTCTGCCGCAGAATGGCTATGATCGATGCAATGTATAAAGACGAAAAGCCTTTCGTTATTCTGGATGACCCTTTTGTAAACTTAGATGACACCAGGATCGAGGGAGCAAAAGATTTCCTGAATAAAATAAGCAGTGACTATCAGATAATATACTTTACCTGTAATCAATACAGAGTCGCAACTGCATGA
- a CDS encoding transposase yields MNILQKIFTDYYETIIFTMKPRSSVIENIDKMINCGNPDFGGAMYGCPDCGKLKFVPFRCHSRFCPSCGNKYSMERTTNMSFKLIKVNHRHCVFTIAEDLRIYFLQDRSLLNCLFHAVNSVISHMFRKINKSKNFTPGFIMVLHTFGRDLKWNPHIHCLISEGGYSDNGEWRNVTHFNYKLLRSSFQTALLNELEPYLGSSFKKVKAACYDKNKQGFYVYAKPNKCNPTTVIKYIGRYLGRPVIATSRIDKYDGDYVTFHYNRHEDDKYVEETIPATEFIERLIRHIPEKHFKMIRYGGIYARHRDIDKNLNRAISKEKHSFLRGFNKWRTAQLSAFGYDPLKCDCGSTMLFLELYFNHKRVSLEELYEKAMSKSRGLRSSA; encoded by the coding sequence ATGAACATACTGCAAAAAATCTTTACCGACTACTATGAAACAATTATTTTCACAATGAAACCTCGCTCATCTGTCATTGAAAACATCGACAAGATGATTAATTGTGGCAATCCAGACTTTGGTGGTGCCATGTATGGATGCCCGGATTGCGGAAAACTTAAATTTGTTCCCTTTCGCTGTCACAGCCGCTTTTGTCCTTCATGCGGAAATAAGTATTCCATGGAACGCACCACTAACATGTCCTTCAAGCTGATTAAGGTCAATCATAGACATTGCGTTTTTACCATTGCCGAAGATCTAAGGATTTACTTTTTACAGGATCGTTCTTTACTTAACTGCCTGTTTCATGCTGTTAACAGTGTTATTTCCCATATGTTCCGCAAAATAAATAAATCAAAAAATTTCACTCCCGGTTTTATCATGGTCCTGCACACTTTCGGACGTGATCTAAAATGGAATCCGCATATTCACTGTCTAATATCTGAAGGCGGTTACAGTGACAACGGCGAATGGCGAAACGTAACTCATTTTAATTACAAGCTTCTTCGCAGTTCATTTCAAACTGCACTTTTAAATGAATTAGAACCTTATCTTGGCTCTTCCTTTAAGAAAGTCAAAGCTGCCTGTTATGACAAAAATAAACAGGGCTTCTATGTTTATGCCAAGCCCAACAAATGCAACCCTACCACCGTAATTAAATACATTGGACGTTACCTTGGCAGACCCGTCATTGCAACTTCACGTATTGACAAATATGACGGTGATTATGTCACTTTCCACTACAACCGCCACGAAGATGACAAATATGTAGAAGAAACCATCCCTGCAACCGAGTTCATTGAACGTCTGATACGGCATATACCTGAAAAACACTTTAAGATGATACGTTATGGTGGTATTTATGCCCGTCACAGAGACATTGACAAAAATCTTAACCGCGCCATTTCAAAAGAAAAGCACTCATTTCTTCGTGGCTTCAATAAATGGCGTACTGCACAGCTTTCCGCGTTCGGATATGATCCTCTAAAATGCGATTGCGGTTCAACAATGCTGTTCCTGGAACTATATTTTAATCATAAGCGCGTTTCTCTTGAAGAACTATACGAGAAAGCCATGTCCAAGTCTCGTGGATTGCGTTCATCTGCATAA
- a CDS encoding glycoside hydrolase family 1 protein, whose product MRKFRKDFLWGGATAANQFEGAWNTDGKGASVSDHCTNGTADRAKEVTVDFDENKFYPSREAIDFYHRYKEDIALFAEMGFKCFRFSIAWTRIFPTGMEKEPNEAGLKFYENVIDECLKYNIEPLITISHYELPYALVEKYNGWEGRELIDYYVNYCKAIFARYKGKVKYWLTFNEINSGTMPMGNVLSLGTIRGYSGPIDKVPDSPAVRFQALHHQLVASAKVVKYAHENYPEYKMGDMNIFATMYPYSCNPNDILAWQAENRMKNWFCSDIQVRGEYPSYSERFFEENGITIKKEAGDDEILKEGTVDFYTFSYYMSNCVSTDPEVMAKSAGGNLIGGVKNPYLKASDWGWQIDPQGLRFSLNEIYARYQIPLMVVENGLGAKDVIEEDGSIHDSYRIDYLRQHIAEMKEAVKDGVDLMGYTPWGCIDLVSASTGEMAKRYGFIYVEKYDDGTGNLNRRKKDSFDWYKKVIATNGEDLA is encoded by the coding sequence TTGAGAAAATTCAGAAAAGATTTCCTTTGGGGCGGCGCAACTGCTGCAAATCAGTTTGAAGGTGCATGGAACACAGACGGAAAGGGTGCATCTGTTTCAGATCACTGCACAAACGGTACTGCTGACAGAGCTAAAGAGGTTACAGTCGATTTTGATGAGAATAAGTTTTATCCTTCAAGAGAGGCTATAGATTTCTATCATCGTTATAAAGAGGATATCGCTCTTTTTGCAGAGATGGGATTCAAATGCTTCCGTTTCTCTATTGCATGGACAAGAATTTTCCCCACAGGTATGGAAAAGGAGCCCAACGAGGCAGGTCTTAAGTTCTATGAGAACGTTATTGATGAGTGCTTAAAGTACAATATCGAGCCTCTTATCACAATTTCTCACTATGAGCTTCCTTATGCTCTTGTAGAGAAGTACAACGGCTGGGAAGGCAGAGAACTTATTGATTATTATGTAAACTACTGCAAGGCTATCTTTGCACGTTACAAGGGCAAGGTTAAATACTGGCTTACATTCAACGAGATCAATTCAGGTACAATGCCTATGGGTAATGTACTTTCACTGGGAACTATCAGGGGTTACTCAGGACCTATCGACAAGGTTCCGGATAGTCCGGCAGTTCGTTTCCAGGCTCTTCACCACCAGCTTGTGGCAAGTGCAAAGGTTGTTAAATACGCACATGAAAATTATCCGGAATACAAGATGGGCGATATGAACATCTTCGCTACAATGTATCCTTACAGCTGCAACCCTAACGACATCCTTGCATGGCAGGCAGAGAACAGAATGAAGAACTGGTTCTGCTCTGACATTCAGGTTCGCGGTGAGTATCCTTCATATTCAGAGAGATTCTTTGAGGAGAACGGCATCACCATCAAGAAGGAAGCAGGAGATGATGAGATCCTTAAAGAGGGTACAGTTGATTTCTATACATTCAGCTATTACATGAGCAACTGTGTTTCAACAGATCCTGAAGTTATGGCAAAGTCAGCAGGCGGAAACCTCATCGGCGGCGTAAAGAATCCTTATCTCAAGGCTTCTGACTGGGGCTGGCAGATCGATCCTCAGGGACTTCGTTTCAGCTTGAACGAGATCTACGCTCGTTATCAGATCCCGCTTATGGTAGTAGAGAACGGACTTGGTGCAAAGGACGTTATCGAAGAGGATGGAAGCATCCATGATTCTTACAGAATTGACTATCTTAGACAGCATATCGCAGAGATGAAGGAAGCTGTTAAGGACGGTGTAGACCTTATGGGTTATACACCTTGGGGCTGCATCGATCTCGTATCTGCTTCAACAGGTGAGATGGCTAAGCGTTATGGATTTATCTATGTAGAAAAATATGATGACGGAACAGGTAACCTGAACCGCCGCAAGAAAGATTCCTTCGACTGGTACAAGAAGGTAATCGCAACAAATGGAGAAGATTTAGCATAA
- a CDS encoding DUF6472 family protein, with the protein MSACDSCTFYVYDDEDEVYSCECELDQDEMYKFLTGQDFECPFYRLDDEYAVVKHQM; encoded by the coding sequence ATGTCGGCATGTGACAGCTGCACATTTTATGTGTATGATGATGAAGATGAGGTTTATTCCTGCGAGTGCGAGCTTGACCAGGATGAGATGTACAAATTCCTGACGGGACAGGACTTTGAATGTCCTTTTTACCGTCTGGATGACGAGTATGCGGTGGTTAAACATCAAATGTAA
- a CDS encoding HAD family phosphatase has protein sequence MRNRKALSMIKNLIFDVGDVLLSYDWKTMLMDHGLSEKDTVRVAHRMFNSPYWSLMDLATIPEEQIIDCFKETFPDEGDDIEWFIKHGELMHRPRQKVWDRIRELKKEGYKIYILSNYSENLFKQHTAGASFMDELDGGIVSYQVHCIKPDYRIYQLLLKKYSLKAEECIFFDDRAENIKAAKELGFEGEVIESEEHLLGLLSKLHYGQD, from the coding sequence TTGAGGAATAGAAAGGCATTATCAATGATAAAGAACCTGATTTTTGACGTGGGAGATGTGCTCCTAAGCTATGACTGGAAGACTATGCTGATGGATCATGGTCTCTCCGAAAAGGATACAGTCAGAGTTGCCCACAGGATGTTCAATTCACCCTATTGGAGTCTTATGGATCTGGCTACAATACCGGAAGAGCAGATAATAGACTGCTTTAAGGAGACATTTCCCGATGAGGGAGATGACATAGAATGGTTCATTAAGCACGGAGAGCTCATGCACCGCCCGAGGCAGAAGGTCTGGGACAGAATCCGGGAACTTAAAAAAGAAGGATATAAGATATATATTCTTTCGAATTATTCGGAAAATCTTTTTAAACAGCATACAGCAGGAGCATCATTTATGGATGAGCTTGACGGCGGGATAGTTTCCTATCAGGTTCACTGTATCAAGCCTGATTACAGGATATATCAGCTTTTACTTAAAAAATATTCACTTAAGGCAGAGGAGTGTATATTTTTTGATGACAGGGCTGAGAATATTAAAGCGGCAAAGGAACTGGGCTTTGAAGGAGAAGTGATAGAGAGCGAAGAGCATCTGCTTGGGCTTCTCTCGAAACTTCACTACGGTCAGGATTAA
- a CDS encoding AraC family transcriptional regulator has product MAKSKHPLEFRYYTIEPGKYVLSLLGKGWEREYGNDTGNTLHFHNYMEIGYCYHGSGRMVFEDRTYRYSGDMFTVIPAYIPHTTISDRGNICKWEFLYIDLDEFIKNRMQMNHVFEGHALETINKEGMLYAKDQYPKLAGLIENIIKECRDEEIYFEESINGQLYSFVIELLRTNRARLQKELDTKEAQNVKNAFEYVREHYDEDIKIADMASACGLSESHFRRSFEAVTNMKPADYVNYIRVDMACRFINKEPLSMEEIAMKVGFQSQSTFNRNFKRITSMTPYQWKVDSKRNNHEFPGYGIAALRGWDFEE; this is encoded by the coding sequence ATGGCAAAAAGTAAACACCCTTTGGAATTCAGGTATTATACGATAGAGCCGGGGAAATATGTGCTTTCGCTTCTGGGAAAAGGCTGGGAGAGAGAGTATGGAAATGATACGGGAAATACACTGCATTTCCATAATTATATGGAGATAGGATATTGCTATCACGGCAGCGGCAGGATGGTCTTTGAGGACAGGACTTACCGTTACAGCGGTGATATGTTTACGGTAATTCCTGCATATATTCCGCATACGACGATTTCTGACCGGGGAAATATCTGTAAATGGGAATTCCTCTATATCGACCTGGATGAATTTATAAAAAACAGAATGCAGATGAACCATGTTTTCGAGGGACATGCACTGGAGACGATAAATAAAGAAGGCATGCTTTATGCAAAGGATCAATATCCGAAGCTTGCGGGACTCATAGAAAATATAATAAAAGAGTGCCGTGATGAGGAGATCTATTTTGAAGAGAGCATAAACGGTCAGCTCTATTCTTTTGTTATAGAGTTATTAAGGACGAATCGCGCACGTCTGCAGAAAGAACTTGATACAAAGGAAGCTCAGAATGTTAAGAATGCTTTCGAGTATGTGAGAGAGCATTATGATGAAGATATAAAGATCGCGGATATGGCGTCGGCGTGCGGGTTGAGCGAGTCGCATTTCAGACGGAGCTTTGAAGCGGTAACTAATATGAAACCGGCAGATTATGTAAACTATATCAGAGTTGATATGGCTTGTCGCTTTATTAATAAAGAGCCGCTTTCGATGGAAGAGATCGCAATGAAGGTCGGCTTTCAGAGTCAGTCTACTTTCAACAGGAATTTTAAGCGCATCACCTCGATGACGCCTTATCAGTGGAAAGTGGATTCGAAACGAAATAATCATGAATTCCCAGGCTATGGAATAGCTGCCTTAAGAGGCTGGGATTTTGAGGAATAG
- the nudC gene encoding NAD(+) diphosphatase — protein MIQDIAPKTFHNEYENTEANDEDIVLAFSDRNILLAEDGMRFSCPTVKEVTEHGVDKAKLQYLFSIDNWRYFLYMSSEKLEIESYEYDTLSYLRRARPKSLSFAGETAYHLYVWYRDNKYCGRCGHLTEVHKKLRAMECPHCGNVIFPKIAPAIIVGITDGDKIVITRYAGREYKGLSLVAGFCEIGETAEDTIRREAMEEVGLKVKNIRYYKTQPWGFDQNLLIGYFCDVDGSREITREEDELAVAEWVSRDDIKDPMGPTSMTAEMIEYFRTNGKGPDLG, from the coding sequence ATGATTCAGGATATTGCACCGAAGACTTTTCATAACGAATACGAAAATACAGAAGCGAACGATGAAGATATAGTGCTTGCGTTCAGTGACAGAAATATACTGCTGGCGGAGGATGGTATGAGATTCTCCTGTCCGACGGTAAAGGAAGTCACGGAACATGGCGTAGATAAGGCAAAGCTGCAATATCTTTTTTCGATAGACAATTGGAGATATTTTCTCTATATGTCATCCGAAAAGCTGGAGATTGAAAGCTATGAGTACGACACGCTTTCCTATCTTAGAAGGGCGAGGCCTAAATCCCTTTCATTTGCCGGCGAGACAGCATATCATCTCTACGTATGGTACAGGGATAATAAATATTGCGGACGCTGCGGACATCTGACTGAGGTTCATAAAAAGCTCAGAGCCATGGAATGTCCGCATTGCGGAAATGTTATTTTCCCCAAGATAGCACCTGCGATCATAGTGGGTATCACCGATGGAGACAAGATTGTGATAACCCGTTATGCCGGAAGGGAATATAAGGGACTTTCACTTGTGGCAGGATTCTGCGAGATCGGAGAAACCGCCGAGGATACTATCCGAAGAGAGGCCATGGAAGAGGTCGGACTCAAGGTTAAAAATATCAGATATTATAAGACACAGCCCTGGGGCTTTGACCAGAATCTTCTCATTGGCTATTTCTGCGATGTGGACGGCTCGAGGGAGATCACGAGAGAAGAGGATGAGCTCGCCGTTGCGGAATGGGTATCGAGAGATGATATAAAGGATCCCATGGGTCCTACAAGCATGACTGCTGAAATGATCGAATATTTCCGCACAAACGGCAAAGGGCCTGATCTGGGCTAA
- a CDS encoding HAD family hydrolase produces the protein MIKAVIFDLDNTLYNFDKGTKAGAEAFAAYCEKELGIAHDEALSGWKEAYKEQIAAMTDFCPAVHNRLIRAQIFLKKRGIKEIPHATRLAEAYWKGLIDAMVPEDGVEELMAAIKKKGLKIAVGTNMTSYVQHLKIEKLGFDKYVDCLISSEEAMAEKPTKEFFEYVLKRLDINADEAVFIGDSITHDMDGAVTVDMNRAWYTKYPKKDDFAKADEKGIKNRIASYRDCLAPDGSIKFGDIEIV, from the coding sequence ATGATAAAAGCGGTAATATTTGATCTGGACAATACGCTTTACAATTTTGATAAAGGTACAAAGGCAGGAGCGGAAGCTTTTGCTGCATATTGTGAAAAGGAACTTGGGATTGCTCATGATGAAGCTTTATCCGGCTGGAAAGAGGCTTATAAAGAACAGATAGCAGCGATGACAGATTTTTGTCCTGCTGTTCATAACAGGCTTATCAGGGCACAGATCTTCCTTAAAAAAAGAGGGATTAAGGAAATCCCGCACGCAACGAGGCTTGCAGAGGCTTACTGGAAGGGCCTTATCGATGCGATGGTTCCGGAGGACGGAGTGGAAGAACTCATGGCAGCTATAAAGAAAAAAGGTCTTAAAATAGCTGTTGGAACAAATATGACATCTTATGTGCAGCATTTAAAGATTGAAAAGCTTGGTTTTGATAAATATGTGGATTGCCTCATCTCCAGTGAGGAGGCAATGGCGGAAAAGCCCACAAAGGAATTTTTCGAATATGTCCTTAAAAGGCTTGATATCAATGCTGATGAGGCTGTATTTATCGGCGACTCGATAACTCATGATATGGACGGTGCCGTAACGGTTGATATGAACCGCGCCTGGTACACGAAATATCCCAAAAAAGATGACTTCGCCAAAGCCGATGAAAAGGGCATCAAAAACAGGATCGCCTCCTACAGGGACTGCCTCGCCCCCGATGGCAGTATAAAATTCGGCGACATAGAAATAGTATAG
- a CDS encoding SPFH domain-containing protein: MVIILFFLIFVIALACLGMRVVPQGSAYVIERFGRYSQTWNAGLHFMIPVVDRVARKVLLKERVADFPPQPVITKDNVTMQIDSVVYYMVVDPRLYSYGVENPLMAMENLTATTLRNIIGDMTLDETLTSRETINSRMLQTIDLATDPWGIKVTRVELKNIMPPAAIRESMEKQMKAEREKRAQILTAEGHKQSMILEAEGHKESAVLEAEAKKQATILAAEAEKEKEIKEAEGRAEAILKVQEATANGIKMLKAAEADEAVIRLKSLEAFAKAADGQATKIIIPSDIQGAAGLVSGITEVVKNNK; the protein is encoded by the coding sequence ATGGTTATTATTTTATTTTTTCTGATTTTTGTAATTGCTCTGGCTTGTTTGGGAATGCGTGTGGTACCCCAGGGAAGTGCATACGTGATAGAGAGGTTTGGAAGATACAGCCAGACCTGGAATGCCGGACTTCATTTTATGATCCCGGTTGTTGACAGAGTGGCAAGAAAAGTACTTTTGAAGGAAAGAGTTGCTGATTTCCCGCCTCAGCCTGTTATAACAAAAGATAACGTAACCATGCAGATCGACTCGGTCGTTTACTATATGGTAGTGGATCCGAGACTTTATTCTTATGGTGTTGAGAATCCTTTAATGGCCATGGAAAATCTCACGGCTACGACACTCAGAAATATCATTGGTGATATGACTCTTGATGAGACGCTGACAAGCAGAGAGACCATTAACTCGAGAATGCTGCAGACGATCGATCTCGCAACAGATCCCTGGGGGATAAAGGTTACTAGAGTAGAGCTTAAAAATATCATGCCTCCGGCAGCCATTCGTGAATCAATGGAGAAGCAGATGAAGGCAGAGAGAGAAAAGAGAGCACAGATCCTCACGGCTGAGGGACATAAACAGTCAATGATCCTTGAGGCAGAAGGACACAAAGAATCAGCAGTCCTCGAAGCTGAGGCTAAAAAGCAGGCTACAATTCTTGCAGCGGAAGCCGAGAAGGAAAAAGAGATAAAAGAGGCTGAAGGTCGTGCGGAAGCTATCCTTAAGGTACAGGAAGCAACAGCAAACGGTATTAAAATGCTTAAGGCTGCTGAGGCCGACGAAGCAGTAATAAGGCTTAAGAGCCTTGAGGCATTTGCCAAGGCAGCAGACGGACAGGCTACCAAGATAATCATTCCCTCGGACATACAGGGAGCGGCAGGACTAGTAAGCGGAATTACGGAAGTGGTGAAAAATAATAAATGA
- the trxA gene encoding thioredoxin, with amino-acid sequence MAAVVITEANFEEEVLKSDKTVLVDFWASWCGPCKMLSPIVDEIAEENSSIKVGKVNVDEEGDLAGKYNIMSIPTLLIFKDGKLVNQSVGVVPKQAILDMVSKA; translated from the coding sequence ATGGCAGCAGTTGTTATCACAGAGGCAAATTTTGAAGAAGAAGTATTAAAGTCTGACAAGACAGTTCTTGTAGATTTCTGGGCATCATGGTGCGGACCCTGCAAGATGCTTTCACCTATCGTAGATGAGATAGCTGAGGAAAACAGCAGTATCAAAGTTGGAAAAGTAAACGTTGATGAAGAGGGCGATCTCGCCGGTAAATACAATATAATGAGTATTCCTACACTCCTTATCTTCAAGGACGGAAAGCTCGTTAACCAGTCGGTGGGAGTTGTTCCAAAGCAGGCGATCCTCGATATGGTAAGCAAGGCATAA
- a CDS encoding NAD(P)/FAD-dependent oxidoreductase: MFKIERVDIAIIGTGPAGLEAALTAKNRNKSVLIFGSKNLSMKLAKAEQINNYLGFPAISGAKLAEHFEEHLKDRGLEITDKKVTLIFAAGDYFSIQADNDLYEAKTVILATGVVPAKTLPGETDYLGRGVSYCATCDAALYKGKTAVVVGYSKKEEAEAEFMTEYAAKTYYIPIYKDEVNLSDKVEVIRSKPVSVNGGMKVDALVTEDGEIKTDGIFILRDSIAPTQLLAGLEMEGSHVKTNLKMETNIEGCFVAGDIAGTPYQYIKAAGQGNVAALSAVDFISKSGR, translated from the coding sequence GTGTTCAAAATAGAAAGAGTAGATATAGCAATCATCGGAACAGGCCCAGCAGGTCTGGAAGCTGCATTGACAGCTAAGAATAGAAATAAGAGTGTTCTAATTTTTGGATCAAAGAACTTAAGCATGAAGCTTGCAAAGGCTGAGCAGATAAACAATTATCTCGGATTTCCGGCAATAAGCGGAGCAAAGCTTGCAGAACATTTCGAAGAGCACTTAAAAGACAGAGGACTTGAAATTACAGATAAAAAGGTAACACTTATATTTGCAGCAGGAGATTATTTCTCGATCCAGGCAGACAATGATCTCTATGAAGCAAAGACTGTGATCCTGGCAACAGGAGTGGTACCGGCTAAAACCCTTCCGGGTGAGACAGATTACCTCGGACGCGGAGTCAGCTACTGTGCAACCTGTGATGCAGCCCTTTATAAAGGAAAGACGGCAGTCGTTGTCGGGTATTCCAAGAAGGAAGAGGCTGAGGCAGAGTTCATGACAGAGTACGCTGCAAAGACCTATTACATTCCTATTTATAAGGACGAAGTAAATCTTTCGGACAAGGTTGAGGTTATCAGAAGCAAGCCCGTTTCCGTAAACGGCGGAATGAAGGTGGATGCCCTTGTTACCGAGGACGGAGAGATAAAGACCGACGGTATATTTATCCTGAGAGATTCGATAGCTCCCACACAACTTCTTGCCGGACTTGAAATGGAAGGAAGTCATGTAAAGACCAATCTCAAGATGGAAACAAATATTGAGGGATGCTTTGTCGCAGGAGATATTGCGGGTACCCCCTACCAGTATATAAAGGCAGCAGGACAGGGAAATGTAGCTGCACTTTCAGCAGTTGATTTCATATCAAAATCAGGAAGATAA